A window from Mya arenaria isolate MELC-2E11 chromosome 9, ASM2691426v1 encodes these proteins:
- the LOC128245908 gene encoding uncharacterized protein LOC128245908: MTTTTLWWLLGCCSIATDTPAIATDTTTIASDTIAIATDTTTIATDTTTIATDTPAIATDTTTIATDTTTIATDTTAIATDTTTIALDTTTIATDTTTIALDTTTIAIDTTTIATDITTIATDTTAIATDTTTIALDTTTIATDTTAISTDTTTIATDTTTIATDTPAIATDTTTIATDITTIALDTTTIATDTTAIATDTTTIALDTTTIATDTTAIATDTTTIALDTTTIATDTTAIATDTTTIALDTTTIATDTSPISTDTTTIATDTTTIATDTTTIATDTTTIATDTTTIATDTTTIATDTTTIALDTSTIATDTTSIANDPTTLATDITSIATDTTTIALDTTTIATDTTTIALDTTTIAIDTTTIAIDTTNIATDTTTNAIDTTTIAIDTTTIATDTTSIANDPTTLATDTTLIATNTTTIAIDTTTIATDTTTIAIDTTTIAIDTTTIATDTTPNATDTTTIATDTTTIAIDTTNIATDTTTIATDTTTIATDTTTNAIDTSTIAIDTTTIATDTTTIATDTTTIATDTTNIATDTTTIAIDTTTNATDTTTIAIDTTTIAIDTSTIAIDTTNIATDTTTIATDTTTNATDTTTIATDTTTNAIDTSTIAIDTTTIATDTTTIATDTTTIATDTTNIATDTTTIATDTTNIATDTTTIATDTTTIATDTTTIATDTTNIATDTTTIAIDTTNIATDTTTIATDTSTIAIDTTTIATDTSTIATDTTTIAIDTSTIAIDTTTIATDTTTIATDTTTIATDTTTIATDTKTIAIDTTTIAIDTTTIATDTTTIATDTTTIAIDTTTNAIDTTTIATDTTTIAIATTTIATDTITIATDTTPNAIDTTAIDNDTFYSAMDTTTTGTCTIVIAIET; encoded by the exons ATGACGACGACAACGCTATGGTGGCTGCTCGGCTGCTGCT CTATCGCTACTGACACTCCAGCTATCGCTACTGACACTACAACTATCGCTAGTGACACTATAGCTATCGCTACCGACACTACAACTATCGCTACCGACACTACAACTATCGCTACTGACACTCCAGCTATCGCTACCGACACTACAACTATCGCTACCGACACTACAACTATCGCTACTGACACTACAGCTATCGCTACCGACACTACAACTATCGCACTTGACACAACAACTATCGCTACCGACACTACAACTATCGCACTTGACACAACAACTATCGCTATTGACACTACAACTATCGCTACCGACATTACAACTATCGCTACTGACACTACAGCTATCGCTACCGACACTACAACTATCGCTCTTGACACAACAACTATCGCTACCGACACTACAGCTATCTCTACCGACACTACAACTATCGCTACCGACACTACAACTATCGCTACTGACACTCCAGCTATCGCTACCGACACTACAACTATCGCTACTGACATTACAACTATCGCTCTTGACACAACAACTATCGCTACTGACACTACAGCTATCGCTACCGACACTACAACTATCGCACTTGACACAACAACTATCGCTACCGACACTACAGCTATCGCTACCGACACTACAACTATCGCACTTGACACAACAACTATCGCTACTGACACTACAGCTATCGCTACCGACACTACAACTATCGCACTTGACACAACAACTATCGCTACCGACACTTCACCTATCTCTACCGACACTACAACTATCGCTACTGACACTACAACTATCGCTACTGACACTACAACTATCGCTACTGACACTACAACTATCGCTACCGACACTACAACTATCGCTACTGACACTACAACTATCGCTACCGACACTACAACTATCGCTCTTGACACTTCAACTATCGCTACCGACACTACATCTATCGCTAATGATCCTACGACACTTGCTACTGACATAACATCTATCGCTACCGACACTACAACTATCGCTCTTGACACTACAACTATCGCCACCGACACTACAACTATCGCTCTTGACACAACAACTATCGCTATTGACACTACAACTATCGCTATTGACACTACAAATATCGCTACTGACACTACAACTAACGCTATTGACACTACAACTATCGCTATTGACACTACAACTATCGCTACTGACACTACATCTATCGCTAATGATCCTACGACACTTGCTACCGACACTACACTTATCGCTACTAACACTACAACTATCGCTATTGACACTACAACTATCGCTACTGACACTACAACTATCGCTATTGACACTACAACTATCGCTATTGACACTACAACTATCGCTACCGACACTACACCTAACGCTACTGACACTACAACTATCGCTACCGACACTACAACTATCGCTATTGACACTACAAATATCGCTACTGACACTACAACTATCGCTACTGACACTACAACTATCGCTACTGACACTACAACTAACGCTATTGACACTTCAACTATCGCTATTGACACTACAACTATCGCTACTGACACTACAACTATCGCTACTGACACTACAACTATCGCAACCGACACTACAAATATCGCTACTGACACTACAACTATCGCTATTGACACTACAACTAACGCTACTGACACTACAACTATCGCTATTGACACTACAACTATCGCTATTGACACTTCAACTATCGCTATTGACACTACAAATATCGCTACTGACACTACAACTATCGCTACTGACACTACAACTAACGCTACTGACACTACAACTATCGCTACTGACACTACAACTAACGCTATTGACACTTCAACTATCGCTATTGACACTACAACTATCGCTACTGACACTACAACTATCGCTACTGACACTACAACTATCGCTACTGACACTACAAATATCGCTACTGACACTACAACTATCGCTACCGACACTACAAATATCGCTACTGACACTACAACTATCGCTACTGACACTACAACTATCGCTACTGACACTACAACTATCGCTACTGACACTACAAATATCGCTACTGACACTACAACTATCGCTATTGACACTACAAATATCGCTACTGACACTACAACTATCGCTACTGACACTTCAACTATCGCTATTGACACTACAACTATCGCTACTGACACTTCAACTATCGCTACTGACACTACAACTATCGCTATTGACACTTCAACTATCGCTATTGACACTACAACTATCGCTACTGACACTACAACTATCGCTACTGACACTACAACTATCGCTACTGACACTACAACTATCGCTACTGACACAAAAACTATCGCTATTGACACTACAACTATCGCTATTGACACTACAACTATCGCTACTGACACTACAACTATCGCTACCGACACTACAACTATCGCTATTGACACTACAACTAACGCTATTGACACTACAACTATCGCTACTGACACTACAACTATCGCTATTGCCACTACAACTATCGCTACTGACACTATAACTATCGCTACCGACACTACACCTAACGCTATTGACACTACAGCTATCGATAACGACACTTTTTATTCCGCTATGGACACAACAACTACCGGCACTTGCACTATTGTTATCGCTATTGAAACTTAA